A stretch of the Paenibacillus dendritiformis genome encodes the following:
- a CDS encoding MBL fold metallo-hydrolase: MDKPNMLSSGTTSVIAARPDILCLRTVMVNVVFIGAPGSRDYVLIDAGLATFAERIRETAEAHFNGPPAAILLTHGHFDHVGGIRDLLDIWDVPVYAHPRELPYLTGQADYPPPDPTVGGGLMSLLSPFYPNEAIQLGDRVHPLPGDGRVPHLKDWRTIPTPGHTPGHVSFYRESDRALIAGDAFITVKQESALHVIGQAREIHGPPAYFTPDWEEAWRSVERLEKLRPQVAVTGHGLPMEGEELTVQLQRLAQEFDKLAIPAQGRYVPPRE, encoded by the coding sequence ATGGACAAACCGAATATGCTGTCTTCCGGGACCACGTCCGTAATCGCTGCCCGGCCAGACATCCTATGCCTGCGCACCGTTATGGTCAACGTCGTGTTCATCGGAGCGCCAGGAAGCCGAGATTATGTATTGATCGACGCCGGACTGGCCACGTTTGCTGAACGTATTCGCGAGACGGCGGAAGCGCATTTTAACGGTCCGCCTGCGGCCATACTGCTGACTCATGGCCACTTCGATCATGTAGGCGGGATACGCGATCTGTTGGATATCTGGGATGTTCCCGTATATGCGCATCCGCGAGAGCTTCCCTACCTGACAGGGCAAGCGGATTATCCTCCGCCTGATCCGACGGTCGGCGGGGGCTTGATGTCGCTGCTGTCCCCGTTCTATCCGAACGAAGCGATTCAGCTTGGAGACCGGGTCCATCCGCTCCCCGGAGACGGCCGCGTTCCGCATCTGAAGGATTGGCGGACGATTCCTACGCCGGGGCATACTCCCGGGCATGTTTCCTTTTATCGGGAATCGGATCGGGCGTTGATTGCGGGGGATGCTTTCATCACCGTGAAGCAGGAATCGGCTCTCCATGTCATAGGGCAAGCCAGAGAAATCCATGGTCCGCCGGCCTACTTCACTCCCGATTGGGAGGAGGCATGGCGCTCGGTGGAGCGGCTGGAGAAGCTGCGGCCGCAGGTGGCCGTGACCGGGCACGGCTTGCCGATGGAGGGAGAGGAACTGACCGTTCAATTGCAGCGCCTGGCCCAGGAGTTCGACAAGCTGGCTATCCCGGCGCAAGGGCGCTATGTTCCGCCTCGAGAATAG
- a CDS encoding aldo/keto reductase, producing the protein MNTIPIQRRGLAASRLVLGCMGLGGGWNGDPITNQHLAAAHAAVDAALEAGINMFDHADIYTRGKAEQVFGQVLKERPELRERIVLQSKCGIRFADKGIPGRYDFSKEHILRSVDGSLKRLGVEYLDILLFHRPDPLMEPEEVAEAVSALKSAGKVRAFGVSNMSAGQIRLLQAYSKEPLIVNQLEMSLAKIGWLDQGVHVNQDAAKEDIFPEGTLEYCRLENIQIQAWGPLAQGVFSGRDLSDQPASIRETAELVQAMADEKGTTREAIILAWLMRHPAGIQPVIGTANPERIRACGEAANLTLTREEWYTLYVSSRGRALP; encoded by the coding sequence ATGAATACAATCCCGATTCAACGGCGCGGACTCGCCGCCAGCCGGCTTGTGCTCGGATGCATGGGGCTGGGAGGAGGCTGGAATGGCGATCCGATCACGAATCAACATCTCGCAGCGGCGCATGCTGCGGTGGACGCCGCCCTCGAGGCGGGCATCAATATGTTCGACCATGCCGACATTTATACGAGAGGCAAAGCGGAGCAAGTATTCGGCCAAGTGCTGAAGGAACGGCCGGAATTGAGAGAGCGCATCGTGCTGCAATCCAAGTGCGGCATTCGCTTCGCTGATAAAGGCATTCCGGGACGCTATGATTTTTCGAAGGAGCATATTTTGCGCAGCGTCGACGGAAGCTTGAAGCGGCTGGGTGTCGAATATCTCGACATTCTGCTCTTCCACCGCCCCGATCCGTTGATGGAGCCGGAAGAGGTCGCGGAAGCGGTGTCGGCATTGAAGTCTGCGGGGAAAGTGCGGGCCTTCGGCGTCTCGAACATGAGCGCCGGCCAGATTCGGCTGCTCCAGGCATACAGCAAGGAGCCGCTTATCGTCAATCAGCTGGAGATGAGTCTGGCCAAAATCGGCTGGCTCGATCAAGGCGTTCATGTGAACCAAGATGCCGCCAAGGAAGATATATTCCCGGAAGGCACGCTGGAGTACTGCCGTCTGGAAAATATTCAAATTCAAGCTTGGGGCCCGCTTGCGCAAGGCGTCTTCTCGGGCCGGGATCTATCGGATCAGCCGGCTTCGATCCGCGAGACGGCGGAGCTCGTACAGGCGATGGCCGATGAGAAGGGCACGACGCGGGAAGCGATCATTCTCGCCTGGCTGATGCGCCATCCGGCCGGAATCCAGCCGGTGATCGGCACTGCCAATCCGGAGCGAATCCGGGCATGCGGCGAAGCGGCGAACCTCACCCTGACACGGGAAGAGTGGTACACCCTGTACGTCAGCTCCAGAGGCAGAGCGCTTCCGTAA
- a CDS encoding DUF1232 domain-containing protein, producing MNQADNVPQFGRQLKAWLKERSMSMRKLSEQTGIDTATISRMASGKQAVKPEYIHRIASVLAIPAERLYRAAGYSVGSEPSGRTDMHASVDAIQQVLGHSKLFEPEFSTERVRQELMKCERYARTEEGKRLIHQDFEEKVSKVSGEGPFIEQLRDMFACFCDPAVPEEEKAVLGSALLYFILSVDIIPDYVFPIGYLDDAIAVNMALERLRGMARTPQARSNAPGSDPAAEAPDDGE from the coding sequence ATGAATCAGGCGGATAACGTGCCGCAATTCGGCCGTCAGTTGAAAGCGTGGCTCAAGGAACGCTCCATGTCCATGCGTAAATTAAGCGAGCAGACCGGAATCGATACGGCCACCATCTCGAGGATGGCCAGCGGGAAGCAGGCGGTCAAGCCGGAATACATTCATCGCATCGCGTCGGTTCTCGCCATTCCGGCCGAGCGGCTGTATCGGGCCGCGGGCTATTCCGTCGGGTCAGAGCCGAGCGGGAGGACGGATATGCATGCTTCCGTCGATGCGATTCAGCAGGTGCTCGGGCATTCGAAGCTATTTGAGCCGGAGTTCAGCACCGAACGGGTGCGGCAGGAACTGATGAAGTGCGAGCGGTATGCCCGCACCGAGGAAGGCAAGCGGCTGATTCATCAAGATTTCGAGGAAAAAGTGAGCAAGGTGAGCGGAGAAGGCCCGTTCATTGAGCAGCTGCGCGACATGTTTGCTTGCTTTTGCGATCCGGCGGTGCCGGAGGAAGAAAAAGCGGTGCTCGGCAGCGCTCTGCTTTATTTCATCCTGTCTGTCGACATTATCCCGGATTATGTATTTCCGATCGGTTACCTTGATGATGCGATAGCGGTCAATATGGCGCTCGAACGGCTGCGCGGGATGGCCAGGACACCGCAAGCGCGGAGCAATGCCCCAGGATCTGATCCGGCCGCCGAGGCGCCGGATGACGGGGAATAG
- a CDS encoding nucleoside recognition domain-containing protein translates to MATPLATNSPDPLDSLLAKAKGLTNGSEIRDDIVGDIYKTTHSICREAVRYEDKKKLESTYRLDKIVTSPIWGFPIMLAILGAVFWITIAGANVPSALLFDLFNTVEGYLTAGFEAIHAPAWLHGVLILGFFRGTAWVVSVMLPPMAIFFPVFALLENFGYLPRVAFNMDRLFKKSGGHGKQALTMSMGFGCNAAAILSTRIIESPRERMLAILTNNFVPCNGRWPTLILLSSLFMVSAGLGSGMQTLVTASVVMGMVMIGIAVTFTVSWVLSKTALRGVPTHYTLELPPYRKPQFAKTILLASRDKSLNVLTRAIIVAAPAGVITWILGNIFVGGDSVLNHMAGFFDPFAHAIGLDGFILMAFILGLPANEIVLPILLMGYLSTGALVDADGMDNIKDIFLNHGWTWLTALNMMLFSLLHYPCGTTLFNIYKETKSVKWTALSALIPLAIAIAVTFATAQLARAFGWV, encoded by the coding sequence ATGGCTACACCGCTTGCCACTAATTCCCCCGACCCGCTCGATTCGCTCTTGGCGAAGGCCAAGGGACTGACGAACGGCAGCGAGATCCGGGACGACATCGTCGGGGATATTTATAAGACCACGCATAGCATTTGCCGCGAAGCGGTCCGCTACGAAGATAAGAAGAAGCTGGAGAGCACGTACCGCCTTGACAAAATCGTCACCTCCCCGATTTGGGGGTTCCCGATTATGCTGGCGATACTTGGCGCGGTCTTTTGGATTACGATCGCGGGAGCGAATGTGCCTTCCGCCCTGCTCTTTGACTTGTTTAATACGGTTGAAGGCTATTTGACCGCCGGCTTCGAAGCGATTCATGCGCCCGCGTGGCTGCATGGCGTCCTCATTCTCGGTTTCTTCCGCGGCACGGCCTGGGTCGTCAGCGTCATGCTGCCGCCGATGGCCATCTTTTTCCCGGTCTTCGCCCTGCTGGAGAACTTCGGCTACTTGCCGCGCGTCGCCTTCAACATGGACCGCCTGTTCAAGAAATCGGGCGGGCATGGCAAGCAGGCGCTGACGATGTCGATGGGCTTCGGCTGCAACGCCGCAGCGATTTTGTCCACCCGCATAATCGAATCGCCGCGTGAGCGGATGCTTGCCATCTTGACGAACAACTTCGTGCCGTGCAACGGACGCTGGCCAACCTTGATTCTGCTGTCTTCTCTCTTCATGGTGTCGGCGGGACTCGGTTCCGGCATGCAGACGCTCGTTACGGCCTCGGTCGTCATGGGCATGGTCATGATCGGCATCGCCGTCACGTTTACCGTATCGTGGGTCTTGTCCAAGACCGCCTTGCGCGGGGTTCCGACTCATTATACGCTGGAGCTGCCTCCGTACCGGAAGCCGCAGTTCGCGAAGACGATTCTGCTCGCGTCGCGGGACAAATCGCTCAATGTGTTGACGCGTGCCATCATCGTGGCCGCGCCTGCCGGTGTCATTACCTGGATCCTGGGGAATATTTTCGTCGGCGGGGACAGCGTGCTCAATCATATGGCCGGCTTTTTCGACCCGTTCGCCCATGCGATCGGACTCGACGGCTTCATCCTGATGGCCTTCATTCTCGGCCTTCCCGCGAATGAGATTGTCCTTCCGATTCTGCTGATGGGATACTTGTCCACCGGGGCGTTGGTCGATGCGGACGGGATGGACAACATCAAGGACATTTTCCTGAACCATGGCTGGACATGGCTGACCGCGCTCAATATGATGCTGTTCTCCCTGCTCCATTATCCATGCGGCACGACGCTGTTCAACATTTACAAAGAGACGAAGAGCGTAAAGTGGACCGCACTGTCCGCGCTTATCCCTCTCGCCATCGCGATTGCCGTCACCTTTGCCACAGCTCAACTGGCAAGGGCGTTCGGCTGGGTATAA
- a CDS encoding FeoB small GTPase domain-containing protein encodes MSGYRIALAGNPNTGKSTLFNTLTGMRQHTGNWAGKTVMMAEGEFEHRGTPFRIIDLPGTYSLYSNSADEEVARDYIIFDNPDVTVVVLDATSLERNLNLALQVMEMTNRVVLCINLIDEAKRLGVRIDIDAISRRLGVPAVAISARSRIGVPQLLDKIEQVASGQLVPEPLQIQYSDHIERKIAELEPAIREQLGDRYPARWIALRLLDNDEKLLQTMKKRMTEDQTATVKETVQYGYTACH; translated from the coding sequence ATGAGCGGATACCGAATTGCCCTGGCCGGCAACCCGAATACAGGCAAGAGCACTTTGTTCAATACGTTGACGGGGATGCGCCAGCATACCGGGAACTGGGCAGGCAAGACCGTCATGATGGCGGAAGGAGAATTCGAGCATCGGGGCACGCCGTTCCGCATCATTGATCTTCCGGGCACCTATTCCCTCTATTCCAATTCGGCCGATGAGGAAGTCGCTCGGGATTATATTATTTTCGATAACCCGGACGTGACGGTGGTCGTGCTGGACGCGACCTCGCTGGAGCGGAACTTGAATCTGGCGCTGCAGGTCATGGAGATGACGAACCGCGTCGTCCTCTGCATCAACCTGATTGACGAAGCGAAGCGTCTGGGCGTCCGCATCGATATCGATGCGATCTCCCGCAGGCTGGGCGTGCCTGCAGTCGCCATCTCGGCGCGCAGCCGGATTGGCGTTCCCCAGCTGCTCGACAAGATCGAGCAGGTCGCCTCGGGCCAGCTCGTGCCTGAGCCGCTTCAGATTCAATACAGCGATCATATCGAACGCAAGATTGCCGAACTGGAGCCGGCGATACGCGAGCAGCTTGGCGACCGTTACCCCGCCCGCTGGATCGCGTTGCGGCTGCTCGATAATGACGAGAAGCTGCTTCAGACGATGAAAAAGCGGATGACGGAAGACCAGACGGCGACAGTGAAGGAGACGGTACAATATGGCTACACCGCTTGCCACTAA
- a CDS encoding FeoA family protein — MSTTERALAEADTGSRLRLSRIEVEGVLRRRLLDLGFVPGNTVEVLQRSPLGDPVAFRVNNTTIALRREESTRIYGEIIGGEDE, encoded by the coding sequence ATGTCAACGACAGAGAGAGCTTTGGCAGAAGCGGATACGGGCAGCCGGCTGCGTCTCTCCCGCATCGAAGTGGAAGGAGTGCTGCGCCGGCGGCTTCTCGATCTCGGCTTTGTGCCCGGCAATACGGTGGAGGTGCTGCAGCGCAGCCCGCTCGGGGATCCGGTCGCGTTCCGGGTGAACAATACGACCATCGCCCTTCGCCGCGAAGAGAGCACGCGCATATACGGGGAGATTATTGGAGGTGAGGATGAATGA
- a CDS encoding GNAT family N-acetyltransferase, which translates to MLRKLTTAELDALQGHVSKDEHFLYYTYLTARRSRSVHYGHYSEEGELLGALAYLRGMPFHAFAVLPLDGRFALEPLVKRIQADAMLPSGAEGSFILSEEVRGRLEPQLHSVIQYRPLMTMMHPNPGSLPPADGQVVPLKPEHKEKIVERMREFQSVAFTEEELQYPCVGIFEDRELVAVGGYHVYSAEAAELGNIGTIASRRGRGYGAKITSELVRIAARLTPYVLLEVFNDNEPAIRLYRSLGFEAVNQLYMTSFRLPVLAGRL; encoded by the coding sequence TTGCTGCGAAAACTTACAACGGCCGAATTGGATGCCCTGCAGGGGCATGTCAGCAAGGATGAGCATTTTTTGTACTACACCTATTTGACCGCGCGGCGTTCCCGTTCGGTTCACTACGGTCATTATTCGGAGGAAGGCGAGCTGTTGGGCGCGCTGGCCTATTTGCGCGGCATGCCGTTCCATGCGTTTGCGGTGCTGCCGCTCGATGGACGGTTCGCCCTGGAGCCGCTCGTGAAGCGAATCCAGGCGGATGCAATGCTCCCGTCAGGGGCGGAAGGCAGCTTCATCTTGAGCGAAGAGGTGAGGGGGCGATTGGAACCGCAATTGCATTCGGTTATCCAATACCGGCCGCTGATGACGATGATGCATCCGAATCCGGGATCGCTTCCGCCGGCGGACGGACAAGTCGTTCCGCTGAAGCCGGAGCACAAGGAGAAAATCGTGGAGCGGATGCGGGAATTTCAATCGGTTGCTTTCACGGAGGAGGAGCTTCAATATCCGTGCGTCGGCATCTTCGAAGACCGTGAGCTGGTGGCGGTCGGCGGCTACCATGTGTACAGCGCGGAAGCGGCGGAATTGGGAAACATCGGCACGATTGCATCGCGGCGGGGCCGGGGATACGGGGCAAAAATAACGTCCGAGCTGGTCCGGATTGCTGCCCGGCTGACCCCTTATGTACTGCTGGAGGTGTTCAATGACAACGAGCCCGCGATCCGCCTTTACCGCTCCCTTGGCTTCGAAGCGGTGAACCAGCTCTATATGACGAGCTTCCGCTTGCCTGTCTTGGCGGGACGCCTTTGA
- a CDS encoding DsbA family protein, with the protein MQNKSSMNKGILLAGAIVVALLLLWLAASLAGTSVREQEPASAPSASRAVPEEELNYDLQPVMGDRNAPIRIVEFGDYKCPACKRWTELVLSELHEEFIADGTAAFYYIHYPFLAPDSELAAVAGEILYHMDESAFWTYHTRINELQGEKDEAWANESFLTRLVERDIPSIDAEQFRAELKELKHLDTVKADMKIARKFRIGGTPTVLLNGQEIEDISYEGMREAILSELSRQQAQAAK; encoded by the coding sequence TTGCAGAACAAATCCTCCATGAATAAGGGAATCCTGCTGGCCGGCGCCATCGTGGTTGCCCTGCTGCTCTTATGGCTGGCCGCCAGCCTGGCCGGGACGTCCGTCCGCGAGCAAGAACCGGCGTCCGCGCCATCCGCTTCCCGGGCGGTTCCGGAAGAGGAACTGAATTATGACCTCCAGCCCGTGATGGGAGATCGGAACGCTCCGATTCGCATCGTCGAATTCGGCGATTACAAATGCCCGGCCTGCAAGCGCTGGACCGAACTCGTGCTGTCGGAACTGCATGAGGAATTTATCGCAGACGGCACAGCCGCCTTCTACTATATCCATTATCCTTTTCTCGCTCCGGATTCGGAGCTGGCAGCCGTAGCGGGAGAGATTCTGTACCATATGGATGAATCCGCGTTCTGGACCTACCACACACGGATCAACGAGCTTCAGGGCGAGAAGGACGAGGCTTGGGCGAACGAATCGTTCCTAACCCGTCTCGTAGAGCGGGATATCCCGTCGATCGATGCCGAACAGTTCCGAGCCGAGCTGAAGGAGCTGAAGCATCTCGATACGGTCAAGGCCGATATGAAGATTGCGCGCAAGTTCAGGATTGGCGGCACGCCGACAGTATTGCTGAACGGGCAAGAGATCGAGGATATTTCGTACGAGGGGATGCGGGAAGCGATCTTGTCGGAGTTGAGCCGGCAACAAGCCCAGGCAGCCAAATAG
- a CDS encoding FtsW/RodA/SpoVE family cell cycle protein, with the protein MLRKWKRIDPLLLWLVLCFMAISTIVVYSATVNTKYEGMHMDNIKLYVVLFIPLLVTAWFDYRIVVRYLSVTLYVIGIGLLLLVMFKGVNINGSTRWIAIGSQQFQPSEFMKLFIIMLLARLLGRREGETLRLTRDIVPLGLVVAVPMYLIYKQPDLGTTIVFISIFVAMLWMANARLSHMIVGLSAAIAAVGTILVLYYHNRDLLIKLIKPHQFSRIEAFLDPASNLDGGWHVMNSIRAIGSGNFSGDGFLKGFFVHNGYIPYSYSDSIFVVIGEEFGFLGSACLILLYFALIYRMVLIAGACKDLEGAYLIIGIIAMFTLQIFENIAMHIGLMPLTGLSLPFISYGGSSLLTNMISIGLVMSVKIHQEEPNLLEL; encoded by the coding sequence ATGCTGCGAAAATGGAAGCGGATCGATCCGCTGCTGCTCTGGCTGGTGCTGTGCTTCATGGCGATTAGCACCATCGTCGTATATAGCGCGACGGTGAATACCAAATATGAAGGCATGCACATGGACAACATCAAGCTGTACGTTGTTCTGTTCATCCCGCTGCTTGTTACCGCGTGGTTCGATTACCGCATCGTCGTTCGTTATTTATCCGTCACCCTTTACGTTATCGGCATCGGATTGCTTCTTCTGGTTATGTTCAAAGGGGTGAACATCAACGGCTCTACGCGATGGATCGCGATCGGAAGCCAGCAGTTCCAGCCGTCCGAGTTCATGAAGCTGTTCATTATCATGCTGCTGGCTCGCTTGCTGGGACGAAGGGAAGGCGAGACGCTGAGACTGACCCGGGATATTGTGCCGCTAGGCCTAGTCGTGGCGGTTCCGATGTACCTGATTTACAAGCAGCCGGATTTGGGGACGACGATCGTATTCATCTCGATTTTTGTCGCCATGCTGTGGATGGCGAATGCGCGGCTCTCCCATATGATCGTCGGTCTATCCGCGGCTATCGCCGCCGTCGGAACGATTCTGGTGCTGTATTATCACAATCGCGATTTATTGATTAAGCTCATTAAGCCGCATCAGTTTTCCCGCATCGAGGCCTTTCTCGATCCGGCGAGCAACCTGGATGGAGGCTGGCATGTCATGAATTCGATCCGGGCCATCGGGTCGGGAAATTTTTCGGGAGACGGCTTTCTCAAAGGTTTTTTCGTGCACAACGGTTATATTCCGTACAGCTATTCGGATTCGATCTTTGTCGTCATCGGCGAGGAGTTCGGTTTTCTGGGCTCGGCCTGCCTGATCCTGCTGTATTTTGCGCTCATTTACCGCATGGTGCTCATTGCCGGCGCATGCAAAGACTTGGAGGGCGCCTACCTCATCATCGGCATTATCGCGATGTTCACGCTGCAAATATTCGAAAACATCGCAATGCATATCGGACTGATGCCGCTTACGGGTCTATCGCTTCCATTCATCAGCTACGGCGGGAGCTCGCTGCTCACCAACATGATATCGATCGGGCTCGTGATGAGCGTCAAGATCCACCAGGAAGAACCGAACCTGCTGGAGCTGTGA
- a CDS encoding GTP-binding protein yields MANQTKAQGALPGEQIPVTVLSGFLGAGKTTVLNHVLNNRQGLKVAVIVNDMSEINIDADLVKSGSNLSRTEEKLVEMSNGCICCTLREDLLREVERLAKEGRYDYILIESTGISEPLPVAQTLTYADEALGIDLPSLVRLDCLVTVVDASRFWHDFASGESLLDREQQAGEEDNRSVVDLLIDQIECSNVLLLNKCDSVAVEELKKLEGVLRELQPEARIIRTVNGQVDPKQILNTGMFDFESASHTAAWIAERELEAHTPETEEYGITSFVYRRQQPFHPDRLYRFMNDWPEEIIRAKGMLWLAPASDIAVSLSQAGHSIQIGPAGYWLAAAAPEEREMVLEEEPDMRQRWHAQWGDRMNELVLIGMNPDRSRIERGLDECLLTAAEMKQDWSAFVNPLAWVTAGLDA; encoded by the coding sequence ATGGCAAATCAGACAAAGGCGCAAGGAGCGCTTCCCGGGGAACAAATTCCCGTTACCGTATTGAGCGGCTTCCTCGGCGCCGGCAAGACGACCGTATTGAATCATGTGCTGAATAACCGCCAAGGACTCAAGGTGGCGGTGATTGTCAACGATATGAGCGAGATTAATATTGACGCCGATCTGGTGAAATCGGGATCGAACCTGTCGCGGACCGAGGAGAAACTGGTGGAGATGTCGAACGGATGCATTTGCTGCACGCTCCGCGAAGATCTGCTGCGGGAGGTTGAGCGGCTGGCGAAGGAAGGGCGGTACGATTATATTTTGATCGAATCGACCGGTATCTCCGAGCCTTTGCCCGTAGCGCAGACGCTGACGTATGCGGATGAAGCGCTGGGCATCGATCTTCCCTCGCTCGTCCGGCTCGATTGCTTGGTCACGGTTGTCGACGCAAGCCGGTTCTGGCATGATTTCGCTTCGGGGGAATCGCTGCTCGATCGGGAGCAGCAGGCGGGGGAGGAGGACAACCGCAGCGTTGTCGATCTCCTCATCGATCAGATAGAATGCAGCAACGTGCTGCTGCTGAACAAATGCGACTCGGTGGCGGTAGAGGAACTGAAGAAGCTCGAAGGCGTGCTGCGGGAGCTGCAGCCGGAGGCGCGCATTATTCGCACCGTGAACGGCCAGGTTGATCCGAAGCAGATTCTGAACACGGGCATGTTCGACTTCGAGAGCGCGAGCCATACCGCCGCCTGGATCGCGGAGCGCGAACTCGAAGCCCATACTCCGGAGACCGAGGAGTACGGTATCACCTCTTTTGTATACCGGCGTCAGCAACCGTTCCATCCGGATCGGCTGTACCGGTTCATGAATGACTGGCCGGAAGAAATCATCCGGGCCAAAGGCATGCTCTGGCTTGCCCCGGCATCGGACATCGCCGTGAGCCTGAGTCAGGCCGGACATTCCATCCAGATCGGGCCGGCCGGCTATTGGCTCGCTGCCGCAGCGCCGGAAGAGAGGGAGATGGTTCTGGAGGAGGAGCCGGATATGCGACAGCGCTGGCATGCGCAATGGGGGGATCGGATGAATGAGCTGGTGCTGATCGGCATGAATCCGGATCGCTCCCGGATTGAGCGCGGGCTGGATGAATGTCTGCTGACCGCTGCCGAGATGAAGCAGGATTGGTCGGCGTTCGTTAATCCGCTGGCCTGGGTTACCGCCGGATTGGACGCGTAG
- a CDS encoding glycosyltransferase family 4 protein produces MKILIASYWGIPGAGGITAYAEQLKTGLQRQGHEVDFLCPTPNENGYGIYPRNRVLEKEKLLPFIAAQSTPYFDHHLPGLDPWIRQCEMERYGFELAAQHLDISEYDVIHAQDVVTAYALSRIKPPAMPLVATIHECLALERLRTLRAMGLEAPERCSALWTYLVLRERLGASCSRLTIMSTRWLQDLMIRKFGVHPDRLIVSPSGMDVEAFVRQMEAPTDWTPPQGKKVIICPARFNGDKGHVFLLQALHSLKEVRQDWVCWLVGDGEAEAELRDMTASLGLGEHVVFLGRRQDVAALIRKSDLFVLPGIQDNQPCAVMEAQVAGKLVIVSNGGGIPEMVRHGVTGLVFEAGRSEQLLHHLQLGLDNESFRLQAGAQAQAWGRTHWSLEAMTGRVLDIYYSAAGMEEEVRPLR; encoded by the coding sequence ATGAAAATCCTGATCGCGAGCTATTGGGGGATTCCGGGCGCAGGCGGAATAACTGCCTATGCCGAACAGTTGAAGACGGGATTGCAGCGCCAAGGCCATGAGGTCGATTTTCTGTGCCCAACCCCGAACGAGAACGGATACGGCATTTATCCCCGCAACCGGGTATTGGAAAAAGAGAAGCTTCTTCCTTTTATCGCCGCGCAGTCCACCCCATACTTCGATCATCATTTGCCCGGATTGGATCCGTGGATACGGCAATGTGAGATGGAGCGGTACGGGTTTGAACTGGCTGCCCAGCATCTGGATATAAGCGAGTACGATGTCATTCATGCGCAGGATGTCGTCACCGCCTATGCTCTCTCGCGTATCAAGCCGCCGGCAATGCCTCTTGTAGCGACGATTCACGAATGCCTCGCCTTGGAGCGGTTACGGACTCTGAGGGCGATGGGGCTGGAGGCGCCCGAGCGCTGTTCAGCGCTATGGACATACTTGGTCCTGAGGGAGCGGCTGGGCGCATCCTGCTCGCGATTGACGATCATGTCTACCCGCTGGCTGCAGGATCTGATGATTCGGAAATTCGGGGTGCATCCGGACCGGCTGATCGTCTCTCCGAGCGGAATGGACGTCGAAGCCTTCGTCCGCCAGATGGAAGCGCCTACGGACTGGACTCCCCCTCAAGGGAAGAAGGTGATCATCTGTCCGGCCAGGTTCAATGGCGACAAGGGACATGTCTTTTTGCTGCAAGCTCTGCATTCGCTGAAGGAGGTTCGCCAAGACTGGGTCTGTTGGCTGGTGGGAGACGGAGAGGCCGAAGCGGAGCTCCGGGACATGACGGCGTCGCTCGGCCTGGGGGAGCATGTTGTCTTCCTCGGCAGGCGCCAGGATGTTGCCGCGCTGATAAGGAAGTCGGATCTGTTCGTCCTTCCCGGCATTCAGGATAATCAACCTTGCGCGGTCATGGAGGCGCAGGTGGCCGGCAAACTGGTCATCGTATCGAATGGGGGCGGGATTCCGGAGATGGTCCGGCATGGTGTGACCGGCCTCGTCTTCGAAGCGGGACGCAGCGAACAGCTTCTGCATCATCTGCAATTGGGACTCGATAATGAGTCCTTCCGGCTGCAAGCGGGCGCGCAAGCTCAGGCTTGGGGACGGACGCATTGGTCGCTCGAGGCCATGACCGGACGGGTCCTCGATATCTATTACAGCGCTGCCGGAATGGAAGAAGAGGTTCGACCTCTTCGGTAA